AGTGCCATCAGTGCTTCTACAGCATCATCAACGCTGGCTTTGCGAATCGAGACGTCGATGTCTGGATGCTCGTTCAACAGGTGACGGACAATTCTTACGGCAATCGGAGGCGAGTCACTGACCACGCGCAGCCGGCCGGCTGCCGATTTGGGACGCAAGGTGAGGATATTTTCTATCGCATCAACCTGCTCCATTAATCTATCGGTTACATTTGCAAGCTCCCGCCCCGTTTCGGTCAAGGCCAGGCCACGCCCCCGTTTTTCAAACAGCCTGAGACCGTATCGCCCCTCTAGTCCTTTGAGATGTTGGGAAACGGTCGGTTGTGAAAGCCCCATGATCTCGGCCGCCCGGCCGACGCTGCCCTCCCGGGCCACCAGATGAAAAGCACGGATCTGCTGGTAATGCATTTATAAAACCAATCAGTGAGCGATGGAATTCGTATTTGTTCTATGACTCCGACTGGCGCAAGCCTGTTCCAGCATATTTTCGCCGTGCGTTGGCATGGGCAAACACAGTGGAGTCGCAGCATGACATTGGACCTTTCTGCCCACAGCCTGGGTACGACCGGGGAGTTCGGAATTCCCGGTATTCAGGGAACCGAGATTCCTGTTCTTGCTTTTGAAAAGCCGACGGATACCCAAGCGGTGACATTGCTTCCCGAAAGCGATGTTGCGATCGATGAATGGGTGCTGGGACTGGACGTCTATATCCCGGAACATTCGGGCACCTACACTGCCCTGTTGCAGACGGGCGACGGCGATGCCGATCTGTTCCTGAAAAAGTCGGGTGATAACGCCGGAATTGGAACCATGGGCGACTATGCTGGCAAGGTGCCTTTCGACGAGTGGATACGCGTGGTTCTGTCCGTCTCGGTAGAAGACAGCGACACGGTCATGCGGAAATTCGTGAACGGAACACTGGTCGGCACCCAGAACCTGGGCGCAACTGACCGCTGGGCGATAGACCCTGAGAACGGCTTGCGGTTGTTTACGGACAATAATGGAGAGACAGGCGCCGGCTATGTCTCGTCGATCTTCTTCACCAGCGAACCGCCAGAAGCTTCAGAGCTGGAAGGACTTGTCTCTACCCGGCCCGTGCCGACCACAGATGGCTTCTTTGCCCAAAGCCCGGCTGGGGGCTCCGTTGAGATCAACTTCGACGACGAAACCGTGAATGTCAGCTATGGCGATGCCGCCGTTATACTTGAAGGATCGGACTATCGTACCCCCGTGACCGTGGGCGATAGCAAGATTGGATACGCCTCGCAGTTCGATATCGCGGAACCGGGCGAAGACATACCGGTCCTGAACTACGCCGCCTTTGAAAGTTCCGAAGGATTGCACGTCAACCTGCCCGAAAACAATGGCGACCTGACCAGCTTTACCCTTGTCTGGGACATCATGATCACGGCGACCAATGGCTACCAGTCACTCCTGCAGATCGATCCGGCCAATACGAACGACGGCGACTTCTTCATCAATAGCAACGGCGGAATTGGTATAAACAGCAACTATACCGGCCATGTACCAACAGGAGATTGGGCGCGCATCGTGCTGACCGTCGAGGACCTGGGCAATGGAAGTTCCAAACTGTCCAAATATATCGACGGGGAATTTGTCGGCACACAAACCATGCCAACGTCACGGTACACTCTGGACGCCGATAAGGGCCTTCTTCTGATGGCCGACGAAAACGGCGAGGTCGGCTCGGGGTATCTGTCCCATTTCGGCATCGCAGGCTCTGCCTTGACCGAGGCCGAAATCGTGGCGCTGGGAACGGTCGATGGGGACGGTCCATTCGCCGATGCGGACGGGTTAGGTCAACTCGGGTTTGACGGCTACACACCCACCCCCGAATTCGGCTTGGGAAGCGCCGAGTTGATCGAGGATGTTCCGCTGCCGCCAGAGACTGAGCTGGCCCAGATCAAAGACATGCTTGTGACACCCGGCACCGACACCATCACGTATGATCTTGAGGCGGTGTTCGGCGATGGAGCCCATAGTTTTTCTGTGACAAACACCAATGGCGATGCGGTCAGTGCGGCTATCGAGAACGGTATGCTGAGCCTGTCATTCGACGAATACGGCCTTTCGGATCTTGTCGTAACGGCCATCGGCCCGAACGGCGAAGAGCTGAACGACAACATACGTATTCGCGTCGCGGGCGAAGGTGCCTATACAATCGCGATCCTTCCGGACACACAGGATTACACGTCGAACGGCAGCATTGCACAAAGCTTCCTGGACATGACCGGGTGGCTGGCCGACAACGCCGCCAACAAGGGTATCGGCTTTGTCACGCATGTCGGAGACATCACCCAATGGGCCACCGACTCGCAGTTCACATTTGCACGTGAAGCAATGGATGTCCTTCGCGATGCTGGCATTCCGTTCTCGGTTCTGCCGGGCAACCACGATATCGGGGCGGGTGGTTCCTCGAACGTGCGCGACACCGACAACTACAACGAAGCGTTCTCGACCTCCTACATGTCCGAGGACGCGACATATGGCGGTGTCTACGACCAGGAACCCGACCGCTACGACAACAACTATCACCTGTGGGACGCGCCGGACGGCACTGGTTGGATCTTCCTCAACCTCGAATTCGGACCGCGCGACGATGTTCTTCGCTGGGCGGATGAGATTCTGACCGAGTTCGGTGACCGCAAGGCGATGATCACAACCCACAGCTACAACAGCTTCGCCGGGCGGCACGATCCGTTGGGCGGGCCACTGGAAGCTGAAGGGGCTGGCTACAATTATGGCCTGGGCAACGACGCCGAAGGATCGTGGGACGGCGAAGAAATCTGGCGCGACGTTATCGCCAGCCATCCGAATGTCGTCTTTACAGCGGGCGGCCACATCTTCGGTGACGGGGCCGAGACAGTCGTATCCTACAACGACTATGGCAACGCGGTTTACCAGTTCCTCGTCAACTACCAGAACGGGGTTGCGAACGAAGCTAATCAGGGCGGCGGCGGTGGTAATGGCGCGATCCGTCTAGTGACCGTCGACCCCGAGAACGACGCGGTCTACACCGAAACCTACTTTACCGATGAAGAAGACTATTTCGAGGGTTATCGCGGCAGCGAGGAAGAAAGCCGTGACGGGCTGACCGGCGACTACAAGGGCCATCAGGAAGAGTTCGAGAATGCCAATATCGGCGAACGCGAGGCGCTGGCCGAGGCGGACGCGGGCCACGATCAACTGATTGGCGCACAACAAGGCGCAACCTCGGCGACAGTCATGCTGTCTGCGTATGGAACAACCAACCCCAAAGATGACATCGTTTCCTGGGTCTGGACTGATCGTGATGGCAACGTCGTCGCTCAGGGCGCTGAAACGCAAACGGAGCTCGGCGCCGGAATTCACGACCTGACGCTGACGGTAACCACCTCTGAAGGTGTTATCAGTTCAGATGACACGCGCGTGATCGTAAAGACGGACGCTGTGCATCTGGTCGAAACCTTCAACGATGGTAACGCAGATGGCTGGATGATCGCTCAGACAGTCACAGCACCAAAACTGAGCTTCGGCAACGACGAGGATTTCGGTCTGCCGCCCCTTGGTTCCAGCGGCACGCCAGTCTTGAAGGTCGACAAACTGTCTCCAACAGATGGAATTCACGTCGAAACCGGCCTGGACGGACCGGTTGAGGCATACACGCTGATCTACGATCTGTATGTTCCCGGCGGACAAGGCACCTGGACGGCATTGTTCCAAACGGACATAACCAACGTCACGGATGGCGAACTTTATATCCGCAACAGCGGTAGCGCCGGTGGTATCGGGATCAGCGGCCAATATCACGGCGGAATCGACTATGACGCCTGGAATCGGCTGGCGGTGACCATTTCCATCGAGGACGGCCAGCAGTACCTGACCAAGTTCGTCAATGGCGTTCAGGTCGGTCGTCAGGTCGTCGACTCGAATCCATCCGACGGATCGCGCTGGACCATCGATGGAGAAAAGGGCTTTCTCCTGTTCTCGGACGAGAACAACGAGGTCAGCGATGTCTACGTTTCGTCCTTCGCCTTCACGCCGGAGGCGATGAGCGCTGATGAGATCGCCGCGCTTGGCAGTGCGGATGCCGAGGGACCCCTTTCCGTCGGACAAGTCGACGGGGCATTCCAGCTGAATTTCGACGGTGCGCTCGACGCGGCGGATTTCGGTACGCCCGAGGTTGCCGAGGTCGATCTGTCGTCGAGTTCCGGTACAGGCTCGTTCTTCGTCAAGGGCAGCGCGACCATCGAAGACAGCACGGTCGAGATGCCCGAGGGCGCGCTGTTCGACCAGTCCAACGGGTCGAACAAGCTGCTGGTCTGGAGGGGCGGCGATTGGGATGACGTCGTAATGGAAGTCACCATCCGGTCCATGGATGACGATACGATCGGCGTCGCCTTCAACCACGGGAAGAACGGCCATTACCTGCTGACCCTCAACAACCAGGAAAACACGAGACAGCTCATCCGCGTCGATGCGGACGGATCCACCGTTCTGGCCAGCGAAGCCGGCGGCTACACCTTCAACATCGAGCAGGATCTGATCGTGTCAAAAGTGGGCGGCCGGATCACGGTGACGCTGGACGGCGTGCAGTTGTTCGGGGGCGCAGTGTTCGACGCCACACCGCTTAACGGTGGCACCGTCGGACTCTACTCCTCCGGCCAGAAAAGCTCCATCTTCGACGATGTCGTGGTGCGTGCGCCCGAACTGACCGCGGAGGCGGGACAGGATCGGTTGATCATTGACTGGGACCGCGACGGGCAGCAAGCGGTGGTGCTGAACGGCGAGGCCTCGATTCTGCCGGATGGTTCAGCGGATGCTCACTGGACCGGGCGGGGCGTTGATGTCGACGGAATGATCGCTGAGACGGTGCTGGGCGCAGGACGCAACGACGTGACACTGACACTCGACGGTAGCGCGGCCGACGAAATCACCCTTAACGTCGCCACCGGGGATCGCTTGATCGCCGCCGACCGCTTCGACGACGGCAACCACGACGGCTGGCGGATCGTTGATAGCACCGAACTGGGCGGCTCGGCCGACTGGCGGGTGATCGACGGCGCGCTGGTCGAAACCTCGGGCGCTTACAGCCGTGAATTGACTTGGAACGGCGCCAATAACGGCGATGTCTGGGATCGCGGCTGGTCGCCGCTGGGCGATGGGGTGAACGCGCTGAAAAAGGGCAGCTTCGCGCTGTGGAACGGCGATGCCGACTTGACCGACTACGCCATCCAAACGCTGGTCACGGCACCCGAAGGCGCGGTCGGCATGATGCTCAACTACGTGGACGAGAACAACTACTACAAGGTCGAACTCGACACGCGACATGGGCTTGCAACGCTGGTCAAGGTGGTGGACAATTATGAAAGCACCATCGCCCGCTCGGCCACAACCTACACGCCCGGTGAAAGCTTCGTGCTTGAGGCACGAATCGAAGATGGTGTGATCACCGCGACGATGGACGGGATGCAGCTTTTCTCACTTGCGACCGAAGATCGCGACATCGCGTCCGGGTCGGCGGGTGTCTGGTCCTGGGGCGCGGCCGGAGCCCGCTTTGACGACATCGCCATCGTCGACCTGTCCGAGGACTTCGCCTACGAAATCCACGGTACGGACAACAATGACCGATTGACCGGCACCGATGCCGACGAGGTCTTCTATCTTGGCGCGGGCCGGATGGACATGGCAACCGGAGGGTTGGGTGCGGACACCTTCGTCTTCGGCCAGGAGACCTCGAACGGGATGCGCGAAACCACCCGGATCGCTGACTTCGACGCCAGCATAGACAGCCTTGATCTTTGCGGTGCCGAAATCACCCGCGTTCAGGAAACCGGAGCAAGTACAATGCTGTGGATCGGCGAAGACCAGGATCAGTTGATCCTCGCAGGCGTGACCGATTTTGATGAGCTTGCCTTCATCTGATCACCTTCACCGCCCCTGATCGGGGCGGAGTCTTCCAAAGCAATCGAAAAACCAAAGGCACCTACAATGCGCATCTTGTATTCGCTCGCGGCCGCAACAAGCTTGGCCATATCCACACCCGCACTCGCAGCAACCATCTCGGATGGCACGGCATCGGTTTGGCTCTATGGCGGCGACGTTATCGTCGACTCGACCGCTCCCCTGTCCGACACGGATGGTCTGGATCCTGTATTCGTCAGCATGTCCGGCGGCACGGGGTTCGACCCCGCCTTCAGCCTTTGGGTCGACGGTCCAACAGACACCATCCTCGAAGGCGACGTCGCCGATTTCAGCTTTGACGGAGGAAACATACTCAACTTTGTATTCTCGGTGACCGGCTCGGCGTCCGAGTTCCTGGGCAATCTTGTAGAGCTTACTTTGACCTTCGACGTCGCGCTTTACGATCCGTTCGGCGTCAACGCTGATTTTTCGGGTGTGGCCCAGATGCACCTTGCGAGCGCCGATGAAATGCCCGCCGTGCCTTTACCCGCAACCCTGCCCCTGCTCGCGGCGGCGTTGGCCGTGCCAGTCGCGTTTCGCCGTCGTAAGTCGGCTTGACGCCGCCTGTCACCACGATCGGCCCGAGACGCCAAGCGAGGCACATGGGCTATCGACCCCCACGACGCCGATAGCCCAACTTTGAAAACAGAAAACCCGGTTGTGATTGCCGAGGCCGCCGATGTTGCGGCTATCTGCTTTCTATGGGTCAGGCGCTTTGCTGCAGTGTCGGATAATCCGTGTAGCCGCGCGCATCGCCACCATAAAGCGTGCCACGGTCCAGCTCAGCCAACGGTGCACCCGATTTCAGCCGTTCCACCAGGTCGGGATTCGCGACATAGTCGTGGCCGAAGGAAACCAAATCCGCCGCACCGGTTTCCAACGCTGTTGCAGCCATATCCCGGTCATACCCGTTATTGGCCATATAAGTTCCATTGAACAACTTACGAAGCGCCGCATAATCGAAAGCAGCAATATTGCGAGGCCCACCTGTGGCACCTTCGATCACGTGCAAATAGACCGGCGATAACTTGTCCAACTCCGCCACGATGTAATTGAACAACGCCTGCGGATCGCTATCCGAAATACCGTTTGCAGGTGTAACCGGAGAGATCCTCACACCCGTCCGATTGGCCCCAATCTCATTGACCACGGCCTGGGTGACCTCCAGCAGAAGACGCGCACGATTGGGGATCGTTCCGCCATATGTGTCGTCACGATGGTTCGCCCCATCCTTGCTGAACTGGTCCAGCAGATACCCGTTCGCACCATGCACTTCCACGCCGTCAAAACCCGCTCGGATTGCATTTGCGGCGGCGACGCGGAAGCTTTCGATAACACCCGGAATCTCTTCAAGCGTCAACGCGCGAGGCGCGGATACGTCTTGGAAACTTCCGCTAACAAACGTCTTTGCCTGCGCGGGAACCGCTGAAGGCGCAACGGGCGCCGCCCCACCGGGCTGAACGCTGACATGGGAAATGCGCCCCGTGTGCCACAGTTGGACAAAGATCTTGCCGCCTTCTGCATGAACAGCGTCCGTTACTTTCCGCCAGCCTGCAACTTGTGCATCCGTGTAGATGCCGGGCGTATCCTGATATCCCTGTGCTTGGGCGGAAACCTGGGTCGCCTCTGCGACAATCAGACCGGCTGTCGCGCGTTGCGCGTAGTATTGCGCCGCGTTCGGGCCGGGGACCAACCCATCGACGGCGCGGTTGCGTGTCAGAGGGGCCATGACGACACGGTTCGCGATTGTATAATCACCGAGTTGATACGGCTCGAACAATAAAGATTGGGTCATTGTGCACCTTTCGCTTGAACTATCGATCTGAACCGCGTGGGGATGGTCTTCAAGGTGCCGCATGGCTGGGTTGCGATCGGAGCAAGGCTAGCCCTATGCGCGGAACGATGCACCGCAGCCGCTATCGGAATACGACCATGTGCTTCGTGGACTGATCTGTCGCAGAGACGGGTGTCGCTCGCATCAACAAGATCAGAAATCGATGTCGGCCCAGACAGGCAGATGATCGGACGCGACCTTGGCCTGCGGGCCTTGCTCGACACCTGCATCATAGAAATCCAGCGCGCTGCCCAATGCCAGCCTGTCCAACCCTGCAAGCAGCCGCGCCGCGTGAAACGACTTGCCGGGGCTGACAACCTTGAAGGCGGCCAACGCCTCCAACCCCCTGCTTTCCGACCACTCGTTGAAGTCGCCGACGATCATCGCACGTGCAGCGCCTTCATCTCCGAGATAGCTACAGATTGTTTCGAGCTGCTTGCGACGTGATGCGCGCAGCAGCCCCAGATGGGTGCCCACCAGCTTCACGTGCCGCCCGTTCTTGACCACAT
This genomic window from Qingshengfaniella alkalisoli contains:
- a CDS encoding endonuclease/exonuclease/phosphatase family protein, translating into MRAASYNIRKAVGLDMRRDPMRVLDIINGLDADVVALQEADKRLGPRPGVLNPRAIERESDFRLVPLGQNDVSHGWHGNAVLLRKDIELGGVDHIDLPGFEPRGAVAVDVVKNGRHVKLVGTHLGLLRASRRKQLETICSYLGDEGAARAMIVGDFNEWSESRGLEALAAFKVVSPGKSFHAARLLAGLDRLALGSALDFYDAGVEQGPQAKVASDHLPVWADIDF
- a CDS encoding alkene reductase, with the protein product MTQSLLFEPYQLGDYTIANRVVMAPLTRNRAVDGLVPGPNAAQYYAQRATAGLIVAEATQVSAQAQGYQDTPGIYTDAQVAGWRKVTDAVHAEGGKIFVQLWHTGRISHVSVQPGGAAPVAPSAVPAQAKTFVSGSFQDVSAPRALTLEEIPGVIESFRVAAANAIRAGFDGVEVHGANGYLLDQFSKDGANHRDDTYGGTIPNRARLLLEVTQAVVNEIGANRTGVRISPVTPANGISDSDPQALFNYIVAELDKLSPVYLHVIEGATGGPRNIAAFDYAALRKLFNGTYMANNGYDRDMAATALETGAADLVSFGHDYVANPDLVERLKSGAPLAELDRGTLYGGDARGYTDYPTLQQSA
- a CDS encoding LamG-like jellyroll fold domain-containing protein, translated to MTLDLSAHSLGTTGEFGIPGIQGTEIPVLAFEKPTDTQAVTLLPESDVAIDEWVLGLDVYIPEHSGTYTALLQTGDGDADLFLKKSGDNAGIGTMGDYAGKVPFDEWIRVVLSVSVEDSDTVMRKFVNGTLVGTQNLGATDRWAIDPENGLRLFTDNNGETGAGYVSSIFFTSEPPEASELEGLVSTRPVPTTDGFFAQSPAGGSVEINFDDETVNVSYGDAAVILEGSDYRTPVTVGDSKIGYASQFDIAEPGEDIPVLNYAAFESSEGLHVNLPENNGDLTSFTLVWDIMITATNGYQSLLQIDPANTNDGDFFINSNGGIGINSNYTGHVPTGDWARIVLTVEDLGNGSSKLSKYIDGEFVGTQTMPTSRYTLDADKGLLLMADENGEVGSGYLSHFGIAGSALTEAEIVALGTVDGDGPFADADGLGQLGFDGYTPTPEFGLGSAELIEDVPLPPETELAQIKDMLVTPGTDTITYDLEAVFGDGAHSFSVTNTNGDAVSAAIENGMLSLSFDEYGLSDLVVTAIGPNGEELNDNIRIRVAGEGAYTIAILPDTQDYTSNGSIAQSFLDMTGWLADNAANKGIGFVTHVGDITQWATDSQFTFAREAMDVLRDAGIPFSVLPGNHDIGAGGSSNVRDTDNYNEAFSTSYMSEDATYGGVYDQEPDRYDNNYHLWDAPDGTGWIFLNLEFGPRDDVLRWADEILTEFGDRKAMITTHSYNSFAGRHDPLGGPLEAEGAGYNYGLGNDAEGSWDGEEIWRDVIASHPNVVFTAGGHIFGDGAETVVSYNDYGNAVYQFLVNYQNGVANEANQGGGGGNGAIRLVTVDPENDAVYTETYFTDEEDYFEGYRGSEEESRDGLTGDYKGHQEEFENANIGEREALAEADAGHDQLIGAQQGATSATVMLSAYGTTNPKDDIVSWVWTDRDGNVVAQGAETQTELGAGIHDLTLTVTTSEGVISSDDTRVIVKTDAVHLVETFNDGNADGWMIAQTVTAPKLSFGNDEDFGLPPLGSSGTPVLKVDKLSPTDGIHVETGLDGPVEAYTLIYDLYVPGGQGTWTALFQTDITNVTDGELYIRNSGSAGGIGISGQYHGGIDYDAWNRLAVTISIEDGQQYLTKFVNGVQVGRQVVDSNPSDGSRWTIDGEKGFLLFSDENNEVSDVYVSSFAFTPEAMSADEIAALGSADAEGPLSVGQVDGAFQLNFDGALDAADFGTPEVAEVDLSSSSGTGSFFVKGSATIEDSTVEMPEGALFDQSNGSNKLLVWRGGDWDDVVMEVTIRSMDDDTIGVAFNHGKNGHYLLTLNNQENTRQLIRVDADGSTVLASEAGGYTFNIEQDLIVSKVGGRITVTLDGVQLFGGAVFDATPLNGGTVGLYSSGQKSSIFDDVVVRAPELTAEAGQDRLIIDWDRDGQQAVVLNGEASILPDGSADAHWTGRGVDVDGMIAETVLGAGRNDVTLTLDGSAADEITLNVATGDRLIAADRFDDGNHDGWRIVDSTELGGSADWRVIDGALVETSGAYSRELTWNGANNGDVWDRGWSPLGDGVNALKKGSFALWNGDADLTDYAIQTLVTAPEGAVGMMLNYVDENNYYKVELDTRHGLATLVKVVDNYESTIARSATTYTPGESFVLEARIEDGVITATMDGMQLFSLATEDRDIASGSAGVWSWGAAGARFDDIAIVDLSEDFAYEIHGTDNNDRLTGTDADEVFYLGAGRMDMATGGLGADTFVFGQETSNGMRETTRIADFDASIDSLDLCGAEITRVQETGASTMLWIGEDQDQLILAGVTDFDELAFI